From Mytilus edulis chromosome 9, xbMytEdul2.2, whole genome shotgun sequence, the proteins below share one genomic window:
- the LOC139487570 gene encoding uncharacterized protein has translation MLITNGDAVVSILENQLNELRMPFDFIFGSRFDDDLTDAYNYRILSRIILCMEQGMVLILKDLESIYGSLYDMLNQNYTVVGKKKHCRVALGHYSNPMCQVHDNFKCVVLVEESKLDYSDPPFLNRFEKQQVTFSDFLNKESMKKAVDELDKEMVNFCTIPDHSFSPYDLIPLYSQNLLISLLIRSQQLAKCTSSIATVKQLAFDTLLWLIPPEVIIRSTESVFSKSKTPAEINQTINKYMKLPIHNGLCHYFDILHFESTDKVEQTDTADDILKEETDSDTVDAKYLDIAQCTLIDTQKTDNPILDETKLIEDDTDIEKEIFTNSFKEQTQVWEENVQLNLFADKEMVSGYDSNERKGKLDSCAYLNVVNTFSGINALIDTSSQWQKLQREKMATFRSEKQFSLTVEEFFKSDNNIFLLHCISSTESQHLLLVKGIIEKHIRTQKIDLCKEGKYICIIVHLERKGSNDIPLTFLSGWRLLFIDSIRTPRTFLEQFRSVDQVQIVNERRPLDDYIRNMILWAFSRINFTSKHISVQTIEDLITRMKSSSEIITTIEAYIISWITKRSFSYDLQNFGSTSMCFDVAKNQYELLKAGSFIDALEHSIQEIIRLPLTLFIFKLVEQNLLNPLFVEDASTPERKLIWKQMVLSGNYISTDDIPPPSGPECYLCSSDPLNFYMPCSQLLMMQIDSRKNEYLEIIGRIRLDNSIDPDEEMPNDLFENATTSCIDFICHEAFYISEEFTYTDRNKDFIRDFCNYNSFAILSETNELQRINIFKWALSNFIDLGKLENADFLCLVSNMHAGLWVYGQVINAICELVNLLIRSIDISILPIPAMSWFKEFVNEASYFVTQNNEIQHDDEHLSISCNDSSEINEYELKTLNNVSTHDVESSNISDSSGTANNSYIGTNNNPSRNNENDMIARLRDAKMQPGCDMIQNKSSSMSREQLVKHVCLSLLPTREVLKDLDINEWLCLIRNVLPLAHSVHDDSCELTALKFCQDLVDVSVVNQNIPVTDINDLGHCILECYGNLDSTNVCKCLYRILRNLKFKTSLEEGKFQKLFCSYILRCLISAPGNTEPLKFVLREITRKTFLDQTLKYFGQVVKFAVIIDLSENMDIYVNMLKDEDSFEDEENISFCFDYYLTNLVITNTDNLSLPILLLDTLEHYAFDEYLTIENLKSVDSSSDEILQCLAQSCQIMETADFCLKFIVALAFIRKFMALFVDLLESTKYNCCTFPILSQHINSAMDVSTKSEYRELLSSEILHLFMKHIDQRMGHQHIQNICRRVEPYISVFQNIQWETKYVEKSSVFNPLFLHLDKECYNLFLTQISSVGHKNNKLNELLSERNGIWNFVCLLTQSCFMTKCLRERNDSETQVAEQLSNLVQKLQITDEIKNLINKMLGMMNFKHNMFNLSVMVESPQTQIISVIIHLACIVGNLASHDNFWYQLIMKPRSIASSNVPYTRFKNVHENESSNEFSVIPNVVGHILQFLLHGSLVLSSELETISLEDIKNSVGFDCGDIQDYLEMQLQQYWQSLENLLQLNSNDLCILLHSILFKSLNLFTVKHQCEDVEDAYTRFMTDQECLIHQIVMERYIIIQESKQHSASLYGKSETSIKNCVLEITPCKSSSNMTFVTQLFRVYKKPSKLIMLSDLHMKTKKEFPFLRLVIENLDKLCLPEKMLSILKWHLTLVTYVSNKYLKVDFKDVTVSKLIADEHDDKRREVLKLSFESFKNDWNEIRSRQWQLLNTEDTYLMESMQPMTKMNYAAICGEKSQLQIVINGLAKIQNNFLCLAHSLKSIKKTPKTVPLLDVRSKDLLRFQWNDRYLQFSQCDSRYGFSQKIDFDYEKIEQEMQAEVLFGKCFIDVKVLPKITFTDDLFRNTIELLKELQSNLDQYPLTSDIKKEVEQKSERDASQISDLLTHTGIVLSLIRKTGAQSEQPISEYLQRWETVFGISSLESNIFPEEIKIGHIITFYQWLEELNGENLANLLGDTYRMQLPREGRDCLLRFSKGNMKSIEKLAHAVKVFVHRCLSSSDNVIRPHQSLIDYLCDEHFWWKDDFENGYVLCECEHLRLSLKELLSPAIQVEHICEALQCIMELLEDSKQKDARAQGISIGYQTTGLNELPKRARSKAAAKKFMKT, from the exons ATGCTAATAACGAATGGGGACGCAGTGGTCAGCATTCTTGAAAATCAACTAAATGAATTAAGAATGCCTTTTGACTTTATTTTTGGTAGTAGATTTGATGATGACTTAACTGATGCTTACAACTATAGAATTCTTAGCCGAATAATTCTTTGTATGGAACAAGGTATGGTTTTGATACTGAAGGATCTTGAATCGATATACGGCAGTTTATACGACATGCTAAATCAAAATTATACAGTTGTCGGGAAGAAGAAACATTGTAGAGTAGCATTAGGACATTATAGCAATCCAATGTGCCAAGTACATGACAACTTCAAATGCGTAGTCCTTGTCGAAGAATCTAAACTAGATTACTCAGATCCACCTTTTTTGAACAGATTTGAAAAACAACAAGTTACATTTTCTGACTTTCTAAAcaaagaaagtatgaaaaaagcaGTTGATGAACTTGATAAAGAAATGGTTAACTTTTGTACGATTCCGGATCATTCCTTCTCGCCGTATGATTTGATACCATTATACAGCCAGAATTTGCTAATTTCGCTTTTAATCAGGTCGCAACAGCTCGCTAAATGCACTTCATCGATCGCCACAGTTAAACAACTAGCATTTGATACTTTGCTATGGCTTATTCCTCCGGAAGTTATTATTCGTTCAACGGAAAGTGTGTTTTCAAAATCGAAGACCCCTGCTGAGATAAATCAGACAATCAACAAATATATGAAATTGCCTATTCACAATGGTTTATgtcattattttgacattttacacTTTGAATCTACTGACAAAGTGGAACAAACTGACACAGCAGACGATATCTTAAAGGAAGAAACGGACTCGGATACAGTTGACGCGAAATACTTAGATATTGCACAGTGCACTTTGATTGATACTCAGAAGACAGACAACCCCATCCTAGATGAAACAAAATTAATAGAAGATGACACCGATATCGAAAAAGAGATTTTTACCAACAGCTTTAAAGAACAAACACAAGTATGGGAGGAAAACGTACAGTTGAATCTGTTTGCAGACAAGGAAATGGTGTCAGGATACGATTCAAACGAACGAAAGGGAAAATTGGATAGTTGTGCATATTTAAATGTTGTTAACACATTTTCGGGAATAAATGCATTAATAGACACTTCTTCTCAATGGCAAAAACTACAGAGAGAAAAAATGGCTACTTTTAGATCTGAAAAACAGTTTTCCCTCACTGTTGAAGAGTTTTTCAAGTCTGACAATAATATATTTCTGCTGCACTGCATTAGTTCAACAGAGAGCCAACACTTGTTGCTTGTAAAGGGAATAATAGAGAAACATATTCGAACTCAAAAGATAGATTTATGTAAGGAAGgaaaatatatatgcattattGTACATTTGGAAAGAAAAGGCTCTAATGATATACCACTGACCTTTCTGTCTGGTTGGAGATTATTGTTTATAGACAGTATCAGAACAcctcggacttttcttgaacaATTCCGTAGTGTTGATCAAGTTCAAATTGTAAATGAACGCAGGCCTTTAGATGACTATATCAGGAACATGATATTATGGGCATTTTCTAGAATAAACTTTACATCTAAACATATCTCTGTTCAAACTATTGAAGATTTGATAACGAGGATGAAATCTTCCAGCGAAATTATCACTACTATTGAGGCCTATATCATTAGTTGGATAACGAAAAGATCATTTAGCTATGATCTGCAAAATTTTGGATCAACCTCAATGTGCTTCGATGTGGCTAAAAATCAATACGAACTATTGAAGGCGGGGTCTTTTATTGATGCTCTTGAACATAGTATTCAAGAAATCATCAGGCTTCCACTCAcactttttatattcaaattagtTGAGCAAAACTTATTAAATCCTCTATTTGTGGAAGATGCCAGTACCCCAGAAAGAAAACTTATATGGAAACAAATGGTTTTATCTGGAAATTACATTAGTACCGATGATATTCCTCCGCCTTCTGGTCCTGAATGTTATTTGTGTAGTAGTGATCCTTTAAACTTTTACATGCCTTGCAGTCAGTTATTAATGATGCAAATTGACTCTCGAAAAAATGAATATCTTGAAATCATAGGACGAATTCGATTAGATAATTCCATCGACCCAGATGAAGAAATGCCGAACGATCTTTTTGAAAATGCAACCACTAGTTGTATTGATTTCATCTGTCACGAGGCTTTTTACATTTCCGAAGAATTTACCTACACAGATAGAAATAAGGATTTCATTCGGGATTTCTGCAACTACAATTCCTTTGCCATACTGAGCGAAACGAATGAATTACAGagaattaacatttttaaatggGCATTATCAAATTTTATAGACCTTGGCAAACTGGAGAATGCTGATTTCCTTTGTCTTGTTTCAAATATGCATGCAGGTTTATGGGTATATGGCCAGGTTATAAATGCAATATGCGAACTGGTTAATTTATTAATTCGgtcaattgatatttcaattttaccaATTCCAGCAATGAGTTGGTTTAAAGAATTTGTAAATGAGGCGAGCTATTTTGTCACACAAAACAACGAAATCCAACATGATGACGAACATTTATCGATCAGTTGTAACGATAGTAGCGAAATAAATGAATATGAACTTAAAACATTGAACAATGTATCAACTCATGACGTTGAATCAAGCAACATTTCAGACTCCTCGGGGACAGCCAATAACTCATATATTGGAACGAATAACAACCCATCAAGGAACAATGAAAATGATATGATTGCTCGTCTTCGGGATGCTAAAATGCAACCAGGATGTGATATGATCCAAAACAAAAGCAGTTCAATGTCAAGAGAACAATTAGTGAAACACGTATGCTTATCACTTCTCCCAACAAGAGAAGTATTGAAGGACCTAGACATTAATGAATGGCTCTGCTTAATAAGGAATGTACTTCCTTTGGCTCATAGTGTTCATGATGATTCATGTGAACTAACAGCTTTGAAGTTTTGTCAAGACTTGGTAGATGTTAGTGTAGTAAATCAAAACATTCCTGTCACTGACATCAATGATTTAGGACACTGCATTCTTGAATGCTATGGAAACTTGGATTCAACGAATGTTTGCAAATGTTTATATAGAATTTTGAGAAACCTAAAGTTCAAAACGTCATTGGAAGAAGGGAAATTTCAGAAGCTTTTTTGTTCGTATATTTTGCGCTGTTTGATTTCAGCACCGGGCAATACTGAACCGTTGAAGTTTGTGTTAAGGGAAATTACGAGAAAAACATTTCTTGAtcaaacattgaaatattttggACAAGTTGTTAAATTTGCAGTCATCATAGATTTGAGCGAAAATATGGACATATATGTAAACATGTTGAAAGATGAGGACAGTTTTGAGGATGAGGAAAATATTAGTTTCTGCTTTGATTATTATTTAACTAACCTTGTAATCACAAATACGGACAATCTGTCGTTACCAATCTTATTGTTGGATACGTTAGAGCATTATGCGTTTGATGAATATCTCACCATTGAAAACTTGAAATCAGTAGACAGTAGTTCGGACGAAATACTACAATGTCTTGCTCAATCTTGTCAGATTATGGAAACAGCTGACTTTTGCCTGAAATTTATCGTTGCATtggcattcataagaaagtttaTGGCACTTTTTGTTGACCTGCTGGAATCTACAAAATACAATTGCTGCACATTCCCAATTCTTTCCCAACACATAAATTCGGCTATGGACGTTAGTACCAAAAGCGAGTATCGTGAACTGTTATCTTCGGAAATACTTCATTTATTCATGAAACATATTGACCAAAGAATGGGGCATCAACATATTCAGAATATATGTAGAAGGGTTGAACCATACATTTCTGTCTTTCAAAATATCCAATGGGAGACCAAATATGTGGAGAAATCGTCGGTTTTCAACCCGTTATTTCTCCACTTGGACAAGGAGTGTTATAATTTGTTCCTTACTCAAATAAGTTCCGTAGGCCATAAGAACAATAAACTGAATGAACTATTGTCAGAAAGAAATGGAATATGGAATTTCGTCTGTCTCTTGACTCAAAGTTGCTTTATGACTAAATGTTTGAGGGAAAGAAACGATAGTGAGACACAAGTAGCTGAACAATTATCGAACTTAGTTCAAAAACTACAAAtcactgatgaaataaaaaaCCTTATCAACAAAATGCTTGGAATGATGAACTTTAAACACAACATGTTCAATTTATCTGTGATGGTTGAGTCACCACAGACACAAATTATCTCGGTTATAATTCATTTAGCTTGTATTGTTGGAAATCTAGCCAGTCATGATAACTTCTGGTATCAGCTGATTATGAAGCCTCGTTCAATAGCATCATCCAATGTACCATACACAAGGTTTAAAAATGTGCACGAAAATGAGTCGTCAAATGAATTTTCTGTTATTCCAAATGTTGTAGGTCACATACTCCAATTTTTGCTACATGGCAGTCTGGTTTTGTCTTCGGAATTAGAAACAATATCTCTGGAAGATATTAAAAATAGTGTAGGTTTTGATTGTGGTGATATTCAAGACTATTTAGAGATGCAGCTTCAACAATATTGGCAAAGTTTGGAAAATTTATTACAACTAAACAGTAATGACTTGTGCATTTTACTACATAGTATTCTATTTAAGTCCCTCAACTTGTTTACAGTTAAACATCAATGTGAAGACGTAGAAGACGCATATACCAGGTTTATGACAGACCAAGAATGTCTTATACACCAAATAGTAATGGAAAGATACATCATAATTCAAGAGTCAAAGCAGCACTCTGCGTCACTGTATGGTAAAAGcgaaacgtcaataaaaaattgtgtcttagAAATAACGCCATGCAAATCCAGTTCCAATATGACATTTGTTACACAATTATTCAGAGTGTATAAAAAACCTTCGAAACTCATTATGCTTTCCGATCttcatatgaaaacaaaaaaagagtTTCCCTTTCTTCGTCTTGTAATTGAAAATCTGGATAAACTATGTTTGCCAGAAAAGATGCTATCAATTTTAAAATGGCATTTAACATTGGTTACATATGTTAGTAACAAGTATCTGAAAGTAGATTTTAAAGATGTAACAGTTTCAAAGCTAATTGCCGACGAGCATGACGATAAAAGAAGAGAAGTATTGAAATTGTCTTTTGAGTCATTCAAAAATGATTGGAATGAAATACGGTCTCGTCAGTGGCAGCTCTTAAATACGGAAGATACTTACTTGATGGAGTCAATGCAACCAATGACAAAGATGAACTACGCTGCTATTTGTGGAGAAAAATCACAGCTACAAATAGTAATCAATGGTTTagcaaaaattcaaaacaatttccTCTGCCTGGCACATAGCTTAAAATCTATCAAAAAAACTCCAAAAACTGTCCCGTTACTTGATGTCAGAAGTAAAGATTTGTTAAGATTTCAATGGAATGACCGCTATTTGCAGTTTTCACAGTGTGATTCCAGATATGGTTTTAGTCAAAAGATAGATTTTGACTATGAAAAAATAGAACAGGAAATGCAGGCAGAAGTTTTGTTCGGAAAGTGCTTCATAGATGTCAAAGTACTTCCGAAAATAACCTTTACAGACGATTTGTTCCGAAACACCATAGAACTTTTAAAGGAACTACAATCAAATCTGGATCAATATCCGTTAACTTCAGATATAAAAAAGGAAGTAGAACAGAAGAGTGAACGAGATGCATCACAAATATCTGACCTGCTGACACATACTGGAATAGTCCTTTCTCTTATCAGAAAAACAGGCGCTCAATCAGAACAGCCTATTTCCGAATATCTACAAAGGTGGGAGACTGTATTTGGAATTTCTTCCTTGGAATCGAATATTTTCCCAGAAGAGATTAAAATTGGTCATATAATTACTTTTTATCAATGGTTGGAGGAATTGAATGGAGAGAATTTAGCCAACTTGTTGGGGGATACGTATCGTATGCAACTTCCAAGAGAGGGTCGGGATTGTTTGCTAAGATTTTCAAAAGGCAACATGAAGTCAATTGAAAAGCTAGCCCATGCTGTTAAAGTATTTGTCCACAGATGTCTTTCGTCTAGTGATAACGTTATTCGGCCACACCAATCCCTGATTGACTATTTATGTGATGAGCATTTCTGGTGGAAGGATGATTTTGAGAACGGATATGTATTGTGTGAGTGTGAACATCTCCGACTTTCTCTGAAAGAATTGTTGTCACCAGCAATTCAAGTTGAACATATATGTGAGGCATTACAGTGCATAATGGAACTTTTGGAG GATTCTAAACAAAAAGATGCGCGTGCACAAGGAATTTCAATTGGTTACCAAACTACTGGACTAAACGAATTGCCAAAACGAGCAAGAAGCAAAGCAGCTGCgaagaaatttatgaaaacttAA